In Stenotrophomonas sp. ASS1, the following proteins share a genomic window:
- a CDS encoding DUF4124 domain-containing protein produces the protein MIRLSFLLLLLPLCVLSSAAHAQSTRLNRCTDAQGQSVYTDRPCDSLGARSRLPPPAPAGNTLQRDTLGARCPRRLSELVDALRVGIVSNDVNRLSSLYLWGAVSDAGAQRILGQLESLARRPLVDVVPVYPSQALPQSQDEDQSPAALGSDPVASVARHPIGLRLEQTLPGSASRASTVLGLRRQYGCFWITL, from the coding sequence ATGATCCGGCTTTCCTTCCTGCTGTTGCTGCTGCCGCTGTGCGTTCTGTCGAGCGCCGCCCACGCACAGTCCACGCGCCTGAACCGCTGCACCGATGCCCAGGGCCAAAGCGTCTACACCGACCGGCCCTGCGACAGCCTGGGCGCGCGGTCGCGGTTGCCACCGCCTGCGCCCGCCGGCAACACCCTGCAGCGCGACACCCTGGGGGCACGCTGCCCGCGGCGGCTGAGTGAACTGGTGGACGCGCTGCGCGTCGGCATCGTCAGCAACGATGTGAATCGGCTGTCCTCACTGTATCTGTGGGGCGCGGTTTCCGATGCGGGCGCGCAGCGCATCCTCGGCCAGCTGGAATCCTTGGCGCGGCGGCCCCTGGTGGACGTGGTGCCGGTGTATCCGTCACAGGCGCTGCCGCAATCGCAGGATGAGGATCAGAGCCCTGCCGCGTTGGGATCCGACCCTGTGGCCTCTGTGGCGCGGCATCCCATCGGCCTGCGCCTGGAGCAGACCCTGCCCGGCAGCGCGTCGCGCGCTTCGACGGTGCTGGGGTTGCGGCGCCAGTACGGGTGTTTCTGGATCACGCTGTGA
- the ybaK gene encoding Cys-tRNA(Pro) deacylase, whose amino-acid sequence MTPAINLLKREKIAHTVRSYVHDAHAESYGGEAVDKLGLDPAQVFKTLLASTETHELLVAIVPVAGQLDLKALAEAAGCKKCEMAAADAAQRATGYLVGGISPLGQKKRLRTFLDASAQALPALHVSAGRRGLEVELAPADLQRLTAGHYAAIGKSR is encoded by the coding sequence ATGACTCCGGCCATCAACCTGCTCAAGCGCGAGAAGATCGCCCACACCGTGCGCAGCTACGTGCACGACGCGCACGCCGAATCCTATGGCGGCGAAGCCGTCGACAAGCTCGGCCTCGACCCGGCCCAGGTGTTCAAGACCCTGTTGGCCAGCACCGAGACCCACGAACTGCTGGTAGCGATCGTGCCGGTGGCCGGCCAGCTGGACCTGAAGGCGCTGGCCGAAGCGGCCGGCTGCAAGAAGTGCGAAATGGCCGCGGCCGATGCCGCACAGCGCGCGACCGGTTACCTGGTCGGTGGCATCAGCCCGCTGGGGCAGAAGAAGCGCCTGCGCACCTTCCTGGACGCCAGCGCGCAGGCATTGCCCGCGCTGCATGTCAGCGCCGGTCGCCGCGGCCTGGAAGTGGAACTGGCACCAGCCGACCTGCAGCGATTGACGGCCGGCCACTACGCCGCCATCGGCAAGTCACGCTGA
- a CDS encoding LytTR family DNA-binding domain-containing protein — protein MSGVLRVLIVDDARLARQELRTLLSALPWVQCVGEADDVPAAREAIATLAPDLVLLDVQMPSGSGFDVLDGLETVPAVIFVTAYDTYAVRAFQANALDYLVKPVEAPRLLEALQRARQREVVAGETPEPRSTLGAQDQVFVREGERCWFVAVSEIRRLVVDGNYTRLWFRDQNALLTRSLSALESRLPPDLFFRANRNTLVNLRRIRGVTPSIADGYDLALDDGSEVEVSRRQARELRERMAL, from the coding sequence ATGAGTGGCGTGCTGCGCGTATTGATCGTTGATGATGCGCGGCTGGCGCGGCAGGAGCTGCGCACGCTGTTGTCGGCGCTGCCGTGGGTGCAGTGCGTGGGCGAGGCCGACGATGTGCCGGCCGCGCGCGAGGCGATCGCCACACTGGCGCCGGACCTGGTGCTGCTGGATGTGCAGATGCCCTCCGGCAGCGGCTTCGATGTGCTGGATGGACTGGAGACGGTGCCGGCGGTGATCTTCGTTACTGCCTACGACACCTACGCGGTGCGCGCGTTCCAGGCCAATGCGCTGGACTATCTGGTGAAGCCGGTCGAGGCACCGCGCTTGCTGGAAGCGTTGCAGCGGGCGCGCCAGCGCGAGGTGGTGGCGGGCGAAACACCGGAGCCGCGCAGCACGCTGGGCGCGCAGGACCAGGTGTTCGTGCGCGAGGGCGAACGCTGCTGGTTCGTCGCGGTCTCGGAGATCCGCCGGCTGGTGGTGGATGGCAACTACACGCGGCTGTGGTTCCGCGACCAGAACGCGTTGCTGACCCGCAGCCTGAGTGCGCTGGAATCACGTCTGCCGCCGGATCTGTTCTTCCGTGCCAACCGCAACACGCTGGTCAACCTGCGCCGTATCCGAGGCGTGACGCCCAGCATCGCTGATGGTTATGACCTGGCACTGGACGACGGCAGCGAGGTGGAGGTGTCGCGCCGGCAGGCGCGTGAACTGCGTGAACGGATGGCGTTGTAG
- the metF gene encoding methylenetetrahydrofolate reductase [NAD(P)H] yields the protein MTAISFEFYPPKTDEQRSQLDRAAARLKDYGPEYVSCTFGAGGSTLSYTSETVRHLNQHHGFDAAPHLSCVGGTRQEIRELLKLYRAIGCRRLVALRGDLPSGMGFPGDMRYAAELIDFIRAEHGDAFHIEVGAYPETHPQASDALADLKHFKAKIDAGADAAITQYFFNPDAYFHFVDEVRRLGVQVPITPGIMPIANFSQLRRFSEQCGAEIPRWISRKMQAYGDDAESVRAFGTEVVAKLCQRLIEGGAPGLHFYTLNLAKPTTSVLKLLQG from the coding sequence ATGACCGCCATCAGCTTCGAGTTCTATCCGCCCAAGACCGACGAACAGCGCAGCCAGCTGGACCGCGCCGCGGCCAGGCTGAAGGACTACGGTCCCGAGTACGTGTCGTGTACCTTCGGCGCCGGTGGCTCGACCCTGAGCTATACCTCCGAGACCGTGCGCCATCTCAACCAGCACCATGGCTTCGATGCCGCACCGCATCTGTCCTGCGTCGGCGGCACCCGTCAGGAAATCCGCGAGCTGCTCAAGCTGTATCGCGCCATCGGCTGCCGCCGCCTGGTCGCGCTGCGCGGCGATCTGCCGTCGGGCATGGGTTTCCCCGGTGACATGCGCTATGCCGCCGAACTGATCGACTTCATCCGCGCCGAGCACGGCGATGCGTTCCATATCGAAGTGGGCGCGTACCCCGAAACGCACCCGCAGGCTTCCGACGCACTGGCCGACCTGAAGCATTTCAAGGCCAAGATCGACGCCGGTGCCGATGCGGCGATCACCCAGTACTTCTTCAACCCTGATGCCTACTTCCATTTCGTCGACGAAGTGCGGCGGCTGGGCGTGCAGGTACCGATCACGCCCGGCATCATGCCGATCGCCAACTTCAGCCAGCTGCGCCGCTTCTCCGAACAGTGCGGTGCGGAGATCCCGCGCTGGATCAGCCGCAAGATGCAGGCCTATGGCGATGATGCAGAGTCGGTGCGTGCATTCGGCACTGAAGTGGTGGCCAAGCTGTGCCAGCGCCTGATCGAAGGCGGCGCACCCGGCCTGCACTTCTACACCTTGAACCTGGCCAAGCCGACCACTTCGGTGCTGAAGCTGCTGCAGGGCTGA
- a CDS encoding DUF3228 family protein, with protein sequence MSIVLTDFARPRLFPRVPRGNTIQDCTAEQFEAHLNAHAPLKVLDGYAPFCKLFVYENWTSTRCLTVPVTDANRHQLRSGYEARNREELPVLVRWFEGVESPRANYLVVILYSAGQLAKEGSPIEADWGIVGCIYTSEPEEVPMAPITMMRNALGVEEGGSGVPLDREAYQRSVAFWENNANWRP encoded by the coding sequence ATGTCCATCGTCCTCACCGATTTCGCCCGTCCCCGCCTGTTCCCGCGCGTGCCGCGTGGCAACACCATCCAGGACTGTACTGCCGAGCAGTTCGAGGCACACCTCAATGCGCACGCGCCACTGAAGGTGCTCGACGGCTACGCGCCGTTCTGCAAACTGTTCGTCTACGAGAACTGGACCAGCACGCGTTGCCTGACGGTGCCGGTCACCGACGCCAACCGCCACCAGCTGCGCAGCGGCTATGAGGCGCGCAACCGCGAGGAACTGCCGGTGCTGGTGCGCTGGTTCGAGGGCGTGGAATCACCGCGCGCGAACTACCTGGTGGTGATCCTGTACAGCGCCGGGCAGCTGGCGAAGGAGGGTTCACCGATCGAAGCCGACTGGGGCATCGTCGGTTGCATCTATACCTCCGAGCCCGAAGAGGTACCGATGGCGCCGATCACCATGATGCGCAATGCACTGGGCGTGGAGGAGGGCGGTTCCGGTGTGCCGCTGGATCGCGAGGCCTACCAGCGCTCGGTGGCGTTCTGGGAGAACAACGCCAACTGGCGGCCGTGA
- a CDS encoding histidine kinase, which yields MPDSSSTVRFWLLNALVWALYGVAGIGLRQAYFSDAGSAGVLITLGLALALFGCSGAIRALALRADWWARGTAGLLLRLALSVALGAAVAQLLVNIALHSALAWNWVSLGRQTADFSPKALLLYWYTTAVMLALWAALWASLHSLRRIRGAELARLRAEAERIALERDALRARLNPHFMFNALNNLRALILEDPERARDMVTRLSRTLRQALAHNRSEQVTLAEELAVVDDYLAIEAIHFEQRLQVRQQIDADAMQAQLPAMALQLLVENAIKHGIASRPGGGEVRIRATLDNDVLRLQVDNPLGSANEPTPGHGVGLAYLRAQLGTQGRFTLQPVGDRMQALLEIPQ from the coding sequence ATGCCGGATTCCTCCTCGACGGTACGCTTCTGGCTGCTCAATGCGCTGGTATGGGCGCTCTATGGCGTTGCCGGAATCGGCCTGCGCCAAGCCTATTTCAGCGATGCCGGAAGCGCAGGCGTGTTGATCACGCTGGGCCTGGCGTTGGCCCTGTTCGGATGCAGCGGTGCCATCCGCGCGCTGGCGCTGCGCGCAGACTGGTGGGCGCGCGGAACGGCCGGGCTGTTGCTGCGGCTGGCGCTGTCGGTGGCATTGGGCGCGGCAGTGGCGCAGCTGCTGGTGAACATCGCGCTGCACTCGGCGCTGGCCTGGAACTGGGTGAGCCTGGGGCGGCAGACGGCCGACTTCAGCCCCAAGGCGCTGCTGCTCTACTGGTACACCACTGCGGTGATGCTGGCCCTGTGGGCAGCGCTTTGGGCAAGCCTGCACAGCCTGCGCCGGATACGCGGGGCGGAACTGGCCCGCCTGCGCGCCGAAGCCGAGCGCATTGCGCTGGAACGCGATGCGCTGCGTGCGCGGCTCAACCCGCACTTCATGTTCAATGCGCTGAACAACCTGCGTGCGCTGATCCTGGAAGATCCTGAGCGTGCGCGCGACATGGTCACCCGCCTGTCGCGCACGCTGCGCCAGGCGCTGGCGCACAACCGCAGCGAGCAGGTCACGCTGGCCGAGGAACTGGCGGTGGTCGACGACTATCTGGCCATCGAGGCCATCCACTTCGAGCAGCGCCTGCAGGTGCGGCAGCAGATCGATGCCGATGCCATGCAGGCGCAGCTGCCTGCGATGGCGTTGCAGCTGCTGGTGGAGAACGCGATCAAGCACGGCATCGCCAGCCGCCCCGGCGGCGGCGAGGTGCGGATCCGTGCCACGCTGGACAATGACGTGCTGCGCCTGCAGGTGGACAATCCGCTGGGCAGCGCCAACGAGCCCACCCCTGGGCATGGCGTCGGCCTGGCCTACCTGCGTGCGCAGCTCGGTACGCAAGGTCGTTTCACCCTGCAGCCGGTCGGCGACCGCATGCAGGCCCTGCTGGAGATTCCGCAATGA
- a CDS encoding alpha/beta hydrolase translates to MKIFLAPWYAMKALARLAMIGMAMAVLGSGSAHAASASAPAAGKVQVEVVGKGRPLLMIPGLNSSAEVWRETCLALKDVQCHLVQLPGFAGAAAADPRPAEFLPAMRGQLLAYLHDQHLGPVVVVGHSLGGLLGLQMAQAEPKAVSALVVVDALPFLPAARDPKATADSVRPMADRLRKGMLAAGAAQWQAQLKAGLPGMTHDTQRQAELGRWGEDSDRQTTADAMHAVMTTDLRDSIASITAPTLVLGSWAGYQPMGGTEDGTRAVFQSQYAKLQGVQIAMSAQGFHFLMWDDPRWLQEQVQAFLDRHH, encoded by the coding sequence ATGAAGATCTTCCTGGCACCCTGGTATGCAATGAAGGCCTTGGCCCGGCTGGCGATGATCGGCATGGCGATGGCCGTGCTCGGTTCCGGCTCGGCGCACGCCGCCAGCGCCAGCGCCCCGGCGGCGGGCAAGGTGCAGGTCGAGGTGGTCGGCAAGGGCCGCCCGCTGCTCATGATCCCCGGTCTCAACAGCAGCGCCGAGGTGTGGCGCGAGACCTGCCTGGCCCTGAAGGATGTGCAGTGCCATCTGGTGCAGCTGCCCGGCTTTGCGGGCGCCGCAGCCGCTGATCCGCGCCCGGCCGAGTTCCTGCCGGCGATGCGCGGGCAGCTGCTGGCCTACCTGCATGACCAGCACCTGGGGCCGGTGGTGGTGGTTGGCCACAGCCTCGGTGGCCTGCTGGGCCTGCAGATGGCGCAGGCCGAGCCGAAGGCGGTCAGCGCGTTGGTGGTGGTTGACGCCCTGCCATTCCTGCCGGCCGCGCGTGACCCGAAGGCCACCGCTGACAGCGTGCGGCCGATGGCCGACCGGCTGCGCAAGGGCATGCTGGCCGCCGGCGCCGCGCAATGGCAGGCGCAGTTGAAGGCGGGCCTGCCGGGGATGACCCACGATACTCAGCGCCAGGCTGAACTGGGCCGCTGGGGCGAAGACAGCGATCGCCAGACCACGGCCGATGCCATGCATGCGGTGATGACCACTGACCTGCGTGACAGCATTGCCTCGATCACCGCACCGACGCTGGTGCTGGGCAGCTGGGCCGGCTACCAGCCGATGGGTGGCACCGAGGACGGCACCCGGGCGGTGTTCCAGTCGCAGTACGCGAAACTGCAGGGCGTACAGATCGCGATGAGCGCGCAGGGTTTCCACTTCCTGATGTGGGATGATCCGCGCTGGTTGCAGGAACAGGTGCAGGCCTTCCTCGACCGCCACCACTGA
- the ahcY gene encoding adenosylhomocysteinase, which produces MNAVAKTFSTEGDYKIRDITLADWGRKELDIAEHEMPGLMSIRRKYQAELPLKGVRVTGSLHMTIQTAVLIETLKDIGADVRWASCNIFSTQDHAAAAIAATGTPVFAWKGETLEEYWDCTLDALTFTLADGTLTGPELVVDDGGDVTLLIHKGYELENGSDWVNTASASHEEQVIKNLLKRVATERPGYWGRVVKDWKGVSEETTTGVHRLYQLAQAGTLLIPAINVNDSVTKSKFDNLYGCRESLADGLKRAMDVMLAGKVAVVCGYGDVGKGCAASLRAYGARVIVTEIDPICALQAAMEGYEVNTIESTLGRADLYVTTTGNKDIIRIEHLSAMKDQAIVCNIGHFDNEIQVDALVSFAGIKHVNIKPQVDKYIFPNGNAIFLLAEGRLVNLGCATGHPSFVMSNSFANQTLAQIDLWANKDSYEKKVYLLPKKLDEEVARLHLEKIGVKLTTLSQEQADYIGVPVEGPFKPDHYRY; this is translated from the coding sequence ATGAACGCTGTTGCCAAGACCTTCTCCACCGAAGGTGATTACAAGATCCGCGACATCACGCTGGCCGACTGGGGCCGCAAGGAACTGGACATCGCCGAGCACGAAATGCCGGGCCTGATGTCGATCCGCCGCAAGTACCAGGCCGAGCTGCCGCTGAAGGGCGTGCGCGTGACCGGCTCGCTGCACATGACCATCCAGACCGCGGTGCTGATCGAGACCCTGAAGGACATCGGTGCCGACGTGCGCTGGGCCTCGTGCAACATCTTCTCGACCCAGGACCACGCCGCTGCCGCCATTGCCGCCACCGGCACCCCGGTGTTCGCCTGGAAGGGCGAAACCCTGGAAGAGTACTGGGACTGCACCCTGGACGCGCTGACCTTCACCCTGGCCGACGGCACCCTGACCGGCCCGGAGCTGGTGGTCGACGACGGTGGTGACGTGACCCTGCTGATCCACAAGGGCTACGAGCTGGAAAACGGCAGCGACTGGGTCAACACCGCCTCTGCCTCGCACGAAGAACAGGTCATCAAGAACCTGCTCAAGCGCGTCGCCACCGAGCGCCCGGGTTACTGGGGCCGCGTGGTCAAGGATTGGAAGGGCGTCTCCGAAGAGACCACCACCGGCGTGCACCGCCTGTACCAGCTGGCCCAGGCCGGCACCCTGCTGATCCCGGCGATCAACGTCAACGACTCGGTCACCAAGAGCAAGTTCGACAACCTGTACGGCTGCCGCGAGTCGCTGGCCGATGGCCTGAAGCGCGCGATGGACGTGATGCTGGCCGGCAAGGTGGCCGTGGTCTGCGGCTACGGCGACGTCGGCAAGGGCTGCGCGGCCTCGCTGCGTGCCTACGGCGCGCGCGTGATCGTCACCGAGATCGACCCGATCTGCGCCTTGCAGGCGGCGATGGAAGGCTATGAAGTCAACACCATCGAATCGACCCTGGGCCGTGCCGACCTGTACGTCACCACCACCGGCAACAAGGACATCATCCGCATCGAGCACCTGAGCGCGATGAAGGACCAGGCCATCGTCTGCAACATCGGCCACTTCGACAACGAGATCCAGGTCGATGCGCTGGTGTCGTTCGCCGGCATCAAGCACGTCAACATCAAGCCGCAGGTGGACAAGTACATCTTCCCGAACGGCAACGCGATCTTCCTGCTGGCCGAAGGCCGCCTGGTGAACCTGGGCTGCGCCACCGGCCACCCGAGCTTCGTCATGTCCAACAGCTTCGCCAACCAGACCCTGGCACAGATCGACCTGTGGGCGAACAAGGACAGCTACGAGAAGAAGGTCTACCTGCTGCCGAAGAAGCTGGACGAAGAAGTGGCCCGCCTGCACCTGGAAAAGATCGGCGTGAAGCTGACCACCCTGAGCCAGGAACAGGCCGACTACATCGGCGTGCCGGTGGAAGGCCCGTTCAAGCCGGACCACTACCGCTACTGA
- a CDS encoding energy transducer TonB encodes MPFAWVAAGLLAASEGSAAKYDAGAACGALSDVTPIRDAGVGSLQAQATSGRCTFHVEADDAAALSRQQSLLQSVSAIACGAPATTRPSQGAAGFDLQMPARCPLSSSTPLIAREGGWHQRRLSSVPTYPAAAMREAQQGGVELMLLLDAQGKTQAIILSRSSGYPLLDAAALKHARDWRYEREAAGKAPSMSLIRGTVTFKLN; translated from the coding sequence ATGCCGTTTGCATGGGTCGCCGCAGGTCTGCTGGCCGCAAGTGAAGGCTCGGCAGCAAAGTACGATGCAGGCGCCGCCTGTGGGGCCCTGTCCGACGTGACGCCGATCCGTGATGCCGGCGTGGGTTCACTGCAGGCGCAGGCAACGTCGGGGCGCTGCACGTTCCATGTGGAAGCGGATGACGCTGCAGCGCTTTCGCGTCAGCAGTCGTTGCTGCAGAGCGTGTCTGCGATCGCCTGTGGTGCGCCAGCCACCACCCGGCCTTCGCAAGGGGCTGCAGGCTTCGACCTGCAGATGCCTGCACGTTGCCCACTCTCTTCCAGCACGCCGTTGATTGCCCGGGAAGGAGGCTGGCACCAGCGGCGACTTTCGTCGGTCCCGACGTATCCTGCGGCCGCCATGCGCGAGGCCCAGCAGGGAGGTGTCGAGCTGATGCTGCTGCTGGATGCGCAGGGCAAGACCCAGGCGATCATCCTGTCCCGATCCAGCGGCTACCCGCTGCTCGATGCGGCGGCGCTCAAGCACGCGCGTGACTGGCGCTACGAGCGTGAAGCGGCAGGCAAGGCACCAAGCATGAGCCTGATACGCGGCACGGTCACGTTCAAGCTCAACTAG
- a CDS encoding amidohydrolase family protein: MDAAHALPRSARRRRWPIALAVLLLAPPLLFTAALLWPLSAPPLPEPGNSRMIVNARVVDVARGQVSEPTTVTVRNGTITSIGEAPRDTALPVLDAGGRWLLPGFWDMHTHALQLSPQLQFPLMLANGITGTRDMMDCPQATDPLIACVADKRRWTAQAIAGQQVAPRFVQIASFYFEDPSLAPEAAAERARTYSARGVDALKVYNQLRADTYQRLATEAQQLRRPLIGHLPKAVPLDAAVRAGQRSFEHAHLFVRHCFDNAAAWRGGTLDSEDPTALAERMVGGYQPALCNEAFGVMQASGAAFVPTHVTREEDARARDPAFINDPRLAYLDPLSRWAWRDDLTATTERYPGLRGEDALKAYFEHGLALTGAAHRAGVTVLVGTDTGLGGFRYHEELQWLRQAGLSQADVLRAATLHAARHLELQASHGSVEVGKAADLVLLDGNPLQDTANTRRVHAVLLAGHLYDRPRLDALLAYARKQARSPAVMARLLWGFITSPVSAEL; encoded by the coding sequence ATGGATGCAGCACACGCCTTGCCCCGTTCCGCCCGCCGTCGGCGATGGCCGATCGCCCTGGCCGTCCTCCTGCTGGCGCCGCCATTGCTGTTCACCGCCGCCCTGCTCTGGCCGCTGTCGGCACCGCCGTTGCCCGAGCCGGGCAACAGCCGCATGATCGTCAACGCGCGGGTGGTGGACGTCGCGCGCGGCCAGGTCAGCGAACCCACCACAGTGACAGTGCGCAACGGCACGATCACTTCCATTGGCGAAGCTCCACGGGACACCGCGTTGCCGGTGCTCGATGCCGGTGGCCGCTGGCTGCTGCCCGGTTTCTGGGACATGCACACCCATGCACTGCAGTTGTCGCCGCAGCTGCAGTTCCCGCTGATGCTGGCCAACGGCATCACCGGCACCCGCGACATGATGGACTGCCCGCAGGCCACCGATCCGCTGATCGCCTGCGTGGCCGACAAGCGTCGCTGGACCGCACAGGCCATTGCCGGGCAGCAGGTTGCACCGCGCTTCGTGCAGATCGCCAGTTTCTACTTCGAGGATCCATCACTCGCGCCGGAGGCCGCCGCCGAGCGTGCACGCACGTACAGCGCGCGCGGTGTCGACGCGTTGAAGGTCTACAACCAGCTGCGTGCGGACACCTACCAGCGGCTGGCCACCGAGGCGCAGCAGCTGCGCCGTCCGTTGATCGGCCACCTGCCCAAGGCCGTGCCTCTGGACGCCGCGGTGCGGGCGGGCCAGCGCAGCTTCGAGCATGCCCATCTGTTCGTACGCCACTGCTTCGACAACGCGGCGGCGTGGCGCGGTGGCACGCTCGACAGCGAGGATCCAACCGCGCTGGCCGAACGCATGGTCGGCGGCTACCAGCCCGCGCTATGCAACGAGGCGTTCGGTGTGATGCAGGCCAGCGGTGCCGCGTTCGTACCCACCCATGTCACCCGCGAAGAGGATGCGCGTGCGCGCGACCCCGCCTTCATCAACGATCCACGTCTGGCCTATCTCGATCCACTTTCGCGCTGGGCATGGCGCGATGATCTGACGGCCACCACCGAACGCTATCCTGGCCTGCGCGGCGAAGACGCGTTGAAGGCGTACTTCGAGCATGGACTGGCCCTCACCGGTGCCGCGCATCGTGCCGGCGTCACCGTGCTGGTCGGCACCGATACCGGGCTGGGTGGCTTCCGCTATCACGAGGAACTGCAGTGGCTGCGCCAGGCAGGCCTGAGCCAGGCCGACGTGCTGCGCGCGGCAACGCTGCACGCGGCGCGTCATCTGGAGCTGCAGGCATCGCATGGCAGTGTCGAGGTCGGCAAAGCCGCCGACCTGGTATTGCTCGACGGCAACCCGCTGCAGGACACCGCCAACACCCGTCGTGTGCACGCGGTGCTGCTGGCCGGGCACCTCTACGACCGCCCGCGGCTGGATGCGCTGCTGGCCTATGCGCGCAAGCAGGCACGTTCACCGGCGGTGATGGCACGCCTGCTATGGGGCTTCATCACCAGCCCCGTCAGTGCCGAGCTGTAG